A window of the Pseudomonas gozinkensis genome harbors these coding sequences:
- the queG gene encoding tRNA epoxyqueuosine(34) reductase QueG: MSAITTDLPALAQSIKDWGRELGFQQVGISGLDLAEHEQHLQRWLEAGYHGEMDYMGAHGSKRSHPEELVPGTLRVVSLRMDYLPGDTQMAQLLAKPEKAYISRYALGRDYHKLIRKRVQQLADRIQSEIGPFGFRAFVDSAPVLEKAIAEQAGLGWIGKNTLVLNRKAGSYFFLSELFVDLPLPVDEPHSTEHCGRCTACLDICPTNAFVGPYVLDARRCISYLTIELKNAIPEDLRPLIGNRVFGCDDCQICCPWNRFARPSGESDFKPRHNLDNAELAELFMWDEDTFLSSTEGSPLRRAGYERWLRNLAVGLGNAPSTIPVLEALKARRDYPSELVREHVEWALNRHSERGQQNPE; this comes from the coding sequence ATGTCCGCCATCACCACAGATCTGCCTGCCCTCGCCCAATCCATCAAGGACTGGGGCCGCGAGCTGGGCTTCCAGCAAGTCGGCATCAGCGGTCTGGACCTGGCCGAGCATGAACAGCACCTGCAACGCTGGCTCGAGGCTGGCTACCACGGCGAAATGGATTACATGGGCGCCCATGGCAGCAAACGTTCGCACCCCGAAGAGCTGGTGCCGGGCACCTTGCGCGTGGTGTCGCTGCGCATGGACTACCTGCCGGGCGACACGCAAATGGCGCAATTGCTGGCCAAACCGGAAAAAGCCTACATCTCGCGTTATGCCTTGGGCCGCGATTATCACAAGTTGATCCGTAAACGCGTTCAACAACTGGCAGACAGGATTCAGTCCGAAATCGGCCCGTTCGGTTTCCGCGCCTTCGTCGACAGTGCGCCGGTGCTGGAAAAGGCCATCGCCGAACAGGCGGGCCTGGGCTGGATCGGCAAAAACACCCTGGTGCTCAACCGCAAGGCCGGCAGTTACTTCTTTCTCAGCGAACTGTTCGTCGACCTGCCGCTGCCAGTGGATGAACCGCACAGTACCGAACATTGCGGACGATGCACCGCGTGCCTCGACATCTGCCCGACCAACGCCTTCGTCGGCCCGTATGTGCTGGATGCACGGCGCTGCATTTCCTACCTGACCATCGAACTGAAGAACGCCATTCCCGAAGACCTGCGACCGCTGATCGGCAATCGAGTGTTCGGTTGCGACGACTGCCAGATCTGCTGCCCGTGGAACCGCTTCGCCCGACCGTCCGGCGAAAGCGACTTCAAGCCACGGCACAATCTGGACAATGCCGAGTTGGCCGAGCTGTTTATGTGGGATGAAGACACGTTTTTAAGTAGTACCGAAGGCTCGCCGTTGCGGCGAGCCGGTTATGAGCGCTGGCTGCGCAACCTGGCAGTGGGGCTGGGGAATGCGCCTTCAACGATTCCAGTGCTGGAAGCGTTGAAGGCACGACGGGATTATCCGTCGGAGCTGGTCAGGGAGCATGTGGAGTGGGCGTTGAACCGGCATTCAGAGCGGGGACAACAGAACCCGGAGTAA
- a CDS encoding NAD(P)H-hydrate dehydratase, which yields MPHTKDQLPDALYRAAQVRELDARLIAAGTPGFELMQRAAHATWRALVRQWPAANEMTVLAGHGNNAGDGYLVAALAHRAGWQVQVLAVGDPQRLKGDAAVAHAEAVAGGVSIAPWDLSCELRGIVVDALLGTGLSGEVREPYAAAIAAINASGLPVVAVDIPSGLCADTGHALGDAVYADLTVTFIGLKLGLFTGAAADHVGELLFNDLQASAENFSDIPAAAQRLDVANLPRLAARAPAAHKGRFGHVLLVGGDHGFGGAILLSTESALRSGAGMVSLATRPEHVPAALSRIPEAMVLGTSSANQLMGLLEKVSVLVVGPGLGQASWGRALLSAAANASLPQVWDADALNLLASGLVSLPKGCVITPHPGEAARLLGISTADVQADRPAAALALSEKYTAVVVLKGAGSLIADPDRRLALCHQGHPAMATAGLGDVLAGLIGALLAQGMNAFDAACLAVWLHANAGLQQGKFGRGLAASDLIPAIRQLLEEHAPCLK from the coding sequence ATGCCGCACACTAAAGATCAATTACCCGACGCGCTGTACCGTGCCGCGCAGGTGCGGGAACTCGACGCACGGCTGATCGCCGCCGGCACGCCGGGCTTCGAATTGATGCAGCGTGCCGCTCATGCCACCTGGCGCGCACTGGTGCGCCAATGGCCGGCCGCGAATGAAATGACGGTACTGGCGGGGCACGGCAACAACGCCGGCGATGGTTATCTGGTGGCGGCGCTGGCCCATCGGGCGGGTTGGCAGGTTCAGGTACTGGCTGTCGGCGACCCGCAACGTCTGAAGGGCGATGCCGCCGTGGCCCACGCCGAAGCCGTGGCCGGTGGTGTCTCGATTGCTCCATGGGATCTCTCCTGCGAGTTGCGCGGTATCGTCGTTGACGCGTTGCTCGGCACCGGCCTGAGCGGTGAGGTGCGTGAGCCCTATGCCGCTGCGATTGCGGCGATCAATGCCAGCGGACTGCCGGTGGTGGCGGTCGATATCCCTTCCGGATTGTGCGCCGATACCGGTCATGCGCTGGGTGATGCGGTGTACGCCGACCTCACCGTGACTTTCATCGGCCTGAAGCTCGGGCTGTTCACGGGCGCGGCAGCGGATCACGTCGGCGAACTGCTGTTTAACGATCTGCAGGCTTCGGCCGAAAACTTCAGTGACATTCCTGCCGCCGCTCAACGGCTTGATGTGGCTAACCTGCCGCGTCTGGCTGCTCGTGCGCCCGCTGCGCACAAGGGGCGATTCGGTCATGTGCTGCTGGTCGGTGGCGATCACGGCTTTGGCGGGGCGATTCTGCTCAGCACCGAAAGTGCCTTGCGCAGCGGGGCCGGCATGGTTTCGCTGGCGACCCGTCCGGAACATGTGCCGGCGGCGCTGAGCCGGATACCGGAAGCCATGGTGCTGGGCACTTCTTCGGCCAATCAATTGATGGGGCTGCTGGAAAAGGTGTCCGTGCTGGTGGTCGGGCCAGGGCTGGGTCAGGCCAGTTGGGGCAGGGCGCTGTTGTCGGCCGCTGCCAATGCCTCGCTGCCGCAGGTGTGGGATGCCGATGCGCTGAACCTGCTGGCCTCCGGTCTTGTCAGTTTGCCCAAGGGTTGCGTGATCACGCCGCATCCGGGTGAGGCGGCGCGCCTTCTGGGGATCAGCACCGCCGACGTGCAGGCCGATCGTCCGGCGGCGGCGCTGGCGTTGAGCGAAAAATATACAGCGGTAGTGGTGTTAAAGGGCGCCGGCAGTCTTATCGCCGATCCCGACAGACGTCTGGCTTTGTGTCATCAAGGCCATCCGGCCATGGCCACTGCCGGGCTTGGCGATGTACTGGCCGGCCTGATCGGCGCGCTGCTGGCCCAGGGCATGAATGCGTTCGACGCGGCTTGTCTGGCTGTCTGGCTGCACGCCAACGCCGGTCTGCAACAAGGTAAATTCGGCCGTGGGCTGGCGGCCAGTGATCTGATTCCAGCCATTCGTCAGTTGTTGGAGGAGCATGCACCGTGTCTGAAGTAA
- a CDS encoding N-acetylmuramoyl-L-alanine amidase, producing MLMAVTVNAVADTKVNSVRLWRAPDNTRLVFDLTGPVQHSVFTLTAPDRLVIDINGATLGAPLNVQTANTPITAMRSAQRTPTDLRVVIDLKKAVTPKSFSLAPNAQYGNRLVVDLFDNPSDAAPPPAPTPSVATVPAVPVTPAEPAIKLPPAPAGKRDIIVVIDAGHGGEDPGASGSRGQREKDVVLQIARELQRQVNGMKGFRAELTRTGDYFIPLRGRTEIARKKGADLFVSIHADAAPSAAAFGASVFALSDRGATSETARWLADSENRSDLIGGAGNVSLDDKDRMLAGVLLDLSMTASLTSSLNVGQKVLTNIGRVTPLHKQRVEQAGFMVLKSPDIPSILVETGFISNANEASKLSAASHQQALARSISSGVRQFFQQNPPPGTYIAWLRDSGKIAQGPRDHRVGPGETVAMIAVRYQISPATLRSANNLKSDDLKVGQHLTIPGTELASKE from the coding sequence ATGTTGATGGCAGTAACCGTCAACGCCGTGGCCGACACGAAGGTCAACAGCGTGCGCCTCTGGCGGGCGCCGGACAATACGCGACTGGTATTTGACCTGACAGGCCCGGTGCAGCACAGCGTCTTCACGCTGACCGCGCCGGATCGTCTGGTGATCGATATCAACGGCGCCACCCTCGGCGCGCCGCTGAATGTGCAGACCGCCAACACGCCGATCACTGCCATGCGCTCGGCCCAGCGCACGCCGACCGACCTGCGGGTGGTCATCGACCTCAAAAAAGCTGTCACCCCGAAAAGCTTCTCGCTGGCGCCGAATGCGCAGTACGGCAACCGTCTGGTGGTCGACCTGTTCGACAACCCGTCCGACGCCGCACCGCCGCCTGCGCCGACGCCGTCGGTCGCAACCGTTCCGGCGGTGCCGGTCACCCCGGCCGAACCCGCGATCAAACTGCCACCGGCACCCGCCGGCAAGCGCGACATCATTGTGGTCATCGACGCCGGTCACGGTGGCGAAGACCCGGGTGCGTCGGGCTCGCGCGGCCAGCGTGAAAAAGACGTGGTACTGCAGATCGCCCGTGAGCTCCAGCGTCAGGTCAACGGCATGAAAGGCTTCCGCGCCGAACTGACCCGTACCGGCGACTACTTCATCCCGCTGCGCGGCCGTACTGAAATTGCCCGCAAGAAGGGCGCCGACCTGTTCGTCTCGATCCACGCCGACGCCGCGCCGTCTGCGGCCGCGTTCGGTGCCTCGGTGTTCGCCCTTTCCGACCGTGGTGCCACCTCGGAAACTGCCCGTTGGCTGGCCGACAGCGAAAACCGTTCCGACCTGATCGGCGGTGCCGGCAACGTCAGCCTCGACGACAAGGACCGGATGCTCGCCGGCGTTCTGCTCGACCTGTCGATGACCGCCTCGCTGACCTCCAGCCTCAACGTCGGCCAGAAAGTCCTGACCAACATTGGCCGGGTCACCCCGCTGCACAAGCAGCGCGTGGAGCAAGCCGGGTTCATGGTGCTGAAGTCGCCGGACATCCCGTCGATCCTGGTGGAAACCGGCTTCATCTCAAACGCCAACGAAGCTTCGAAACTCTCGGCCGCGAGCCACCAGCAGGCGCTGGCGCGTTCGATCAGCAGCGGCGTGCGCCAGTTCTTCCAGCAGAATCCGCCACCGGGCACTTACATCGCCTGGTTGCGCGATTCGGGCAAAATCGCTCAAGGGCCGCGTGATCACCGAGTGGGTCCGGGTGAGACCGTGGCGATGATTGCCGTGCGGTATCAGATCTCGCCGGCTACGCTGCGCAGCGCCAACAATCTGAAAAGCGATGATTTGAAAGTCGGTCAGCACCTGACCATTCCCGGCACCGAACTGGCGTCCAAAGAATGA
- a CDS encoding RHS repeat domain-containing protein, with amino-acid sequence MSYQAPDFVSSNAFNFSDFVSGGVDPRTGVYTCALKLGAVRSAGLNGPSFNLALGFNPLNTRNAGYGTGWSLSISRYDLRSKVMTLASGETYKASETSNALLFREMKLESAKVLKVGTGHYEVRYKDGRREELKVHGATHVAVPMRIIAANGASITLKYATYNEQPMLIEVSDAKTTLLKVSRTAGRLTIVQNPGTPASAEVSMTFKNDRVTAIGLPVGRGWDLQYELIDGISYLRRVDSPLGAVEIMRYKQVGHLLPTLEGAQSLPYVIAHDIFARQGQQKVVKTYTYSDHNYLGHGVPSDPVDAGDPLYRAPGNYQYSSTERLIVGEKTHTQIKRTYNKFHLLVSEVTTCGDSVASVSTEYHGDVNKPFTEQPAQFQMPKVQTRRYENSVSKNKRIEISTTEFDSSGNLVKQVQANGITTQYEYYPDIDSEDCPKDPLGFIRFLKTKTVVPAAGGGASTVTRYRHALHPALEGATLASVVPVQESFFERVEGREVLRSKVDLTYLNTPGNPATHGLLQQQSATRNGKATRIEYSYVLGAGTRVLKKTVHGFDGTTRSTEHTLSTLSGLIISERDADDGVIEFEYDKLGRRLRKSLAPGTAHASSTHWSYEAAKGNEPATVITSDSSGGMQKMTYDALGRITEVQEKDCDNPDSQGRFPMRAIYTAVHDSTGRPFEVTHRDWWEGLVREVKSDFFYDDWGQVKETRHGDGRIEHSEFDPISRQQKSWRQGMGKTVTVINAFGKPDSVEIFDLKDQSLGKTVNEYDGLGRALSQTDPAGNKTRYEYDVFDRMVRTILPDGHVVETAFAAHSTDELAVEIKVAGLSLGQQMFDGLNRVIESSVGGRKSVIRYDAGRSQPKSHTNPAGQEIEFIHAPEQGGQLTERKAVKGDGEGLVTRFTYDGLNGKTKSCIEQGRERHFEYFPSGRLKSETTQYGEHRKTVSHTYTFTGLPLTYVDVLGTKHTTEYDTWGRRTSFRQGSVQAGFFYDKRGLLEKIETRDTSSKRLLTTHLVYDDIGREITRSYEANGLPTQTLTSSYTVAGKLAQKVLRRGSFVLRDERFTYDVRGRLSQYDCDGSQRPKDPYGKEIVQQKFTFDALDNILSLQTIFPQGINVTTFSFSPIDPAQLVRVTHSHADYPAPVTLEYDADGRMIKDDQARTLAYDAFGRLIQVSNARGEVVRGYHYDGFDRLVELSQPRTTNMQRYYQNANVSSEIRGQDSRSVVRNDGLVLGQQQSGADAGSRIFGTDQQQSVLTQLQGEQWEDSAYSPYGYRPAEGGLFSLAGFNGEQLDAVTGLYLLGNGYRAYSPTLMRFTSPDSMSPFGAGGLNTYAYCLGDPVNRVDPTGHVSWQSIAGIALGFIGIVASIVTLGAATPLALFAMGLGITSGVAAIGSELANELVPHSEAGSILGWVSLGLGIASLGAGLAAGAKAAIKAGRQLESAFRPGLAGKGAKKAAKAMAAQDTAPPPAWTLTEDFAAHDYLPNGKPGNVSRGKYQEFKTDIATNNKSPIDAARNYPGSKYDPYPNYANARPYKGYEHAHLRLTQEHRVFFLTNKDTRHVIIKQVGAHDPAW; translated from the coding sequence ATGAGTTATCAAGCCCCCGATTTCGTGAGCTCCAATGCATTCAATTTTAGTGATTTTGTTTCCGGAGGCGTTGATCCCCGAACAGGTGTATATACCTGTGCCTTGAAACTGGGCGCTGTCCGGTCCGCCGGTCTCAATGGGCCCTCATTCAATCTTGCTCTGGGCTTCAACCCACTCAATACACGTAACGCCGGTTATGGTACGGGATGGTCGTTATCCATCAGTCGATATGACTTGCGCAGCAAAGTCATGACACTGGCCAGCGGTGAAACCTATAAAGCTTCTGAAACGAGCAATGCTTTGTTGTTCAGGGAAATGAAGCTGGAGAGTGCCAAAGTTCTGAAGGTCGGTACCGGGCATTACGAAGTCCGTTACAAGGATGGTCGGCGAGAAGAGCTAAAAGTCCACGGTGCCACCCATGTTGCCGTGCCCATGCGGATCATCGCGGCAAACGGGGCGAGCATCACCTTGAAGTACGCAACGTACAATGAGCAACCCATGCTTATTGAAGTCTCGGATGCAAAAACAACGCTGCTCAAAGTCAGCCGTACGGCTGGTAGGCTCACGATAGTTCAGAATCCGGGCACCCCGGCCAGTGCCGAGGTCTCGATGACGTTCAAGAACGATCGAGTCACGGCCATCGGTTTACCGGTCGGCAGGGGCTGGGATCTGCAGTACGAACTCATTGATGGCATCAGCTATCTGAGGCGAGTGGATTCGCCTCTTGGCGCGGTGGAAATCATGCGCTACAAGCAGGTCGGACATCTGCTCCCCACTCTTGAGGGCGCACAGAGTCTGCCGTATGTAATAGCCCACGACATTTTCGCCAGGCAGGGACAGCAGAAGGTCGTCAAGACTTACACGTATTCAGACCACAATTATTTGGGGCATGGCGTGCCATCGGATCCTGTTGATGCCGGTGACCCGCTCTACCGTGCACCCGGAAACTATCAGTACAGCTCTACCGAGCGATTGATTGTGGGAGAGAAAACTCATACCCAGATCAAGCGTACCTACAACAAATTTCATCTGTTGGTTTCTGAAGTGACCACCTGCGGTGATTCGGTGGCTTCGGTTTCTACCGAGTACCACGGTGACGTCAATAAGCCATTTACCGAGCAACCGGCGCAATTCCAGATGCCGAAGGTTCAGACTCGCCGTTACGAGAACAGCGTCAGCAAGAATAAACGCATTGAAATCTCCACCACTGAGTTCGATTCCTCCGGCAACCTGGTGAAGCAGGTACAAGCCAATGGCATCACCACGCAGTACGAATATTATCCGGACATCGATTCAGAGGACTGCCCGAAAGACCCTTTGGGCTTTATTCGCTTCTTGAAAACGAAAACCGTGGTGCCAGCGGCTGGCGGTGGTGCTTCCACCGTCACACGCTATCGCCATGCGCTTCACCCCGCCCTCGAAGGCGCAACGCTGGCCAGCGTTGTACCCGTCCAGGAAAGTTTTTTCGAACGGGTCGAAGGTCGTGAGGTTTTGCGCTCAAAGGTTGACCTGACCTACCTGAATACGCCCGGAAACCCTGCCACGCACGGCCTTTTGCAACAGCAAAGCGCCACCCGCAATGGCAAGGCGACACGCATCGAATACTCGTATGTGCTTGGCGCCGGCACGCGGGTGCTGAAGAAAACCGTGCACGGTTTTGACGGTACGACCCGCTCGACCGAGCATACGCTCTCGACCTTGAGCGGACTGATAATCTCCGAACGCGATGCTGACGACGGTGTAATCGAATTCGAATACGACAAGCTTGGCCGCCGTCTGCGCAAGTCCCTCGCGCCCGGTACGGCGCATGCCTCCTCTACTCATTGGAGTTATGAGGCCGCCAAGGGGAACGAACCCGCGACGGTGATCACGTCAGATTCGTCAGGCGGCATGCAAAAAATGACTTACGACGCACTGGGGCGTATCACCGAGGTTCAGGAAAAGGACTGTGACAATCCGGACTCGCAAGGCCGGTTTCCGATGCGCGCGATCTATACCGCCGTTCATGACAGCACGGGGCGGCCTTTTGAGGTCACTCACCGCGACTGGTGGGAAGGGCTTGTACGTGAGGTCAAATCGGATTTTTTTTACGACGACTGGGGACAGGTCAAGGAGACCCGCCATGGCGACGGGCGAATCGAGCACAGCGAGTTCGATCCGATCAGTCGCCAGCAAAAGAGCTGGCGACAGGGCATGGGCAAAACCGTCACGGTCATCAACGCTTTCGGCAAACCTGACAGCGTCGAGATATTCGATCTGAAAGACCAGAGCCTGGGCAAGACCGTCAATGAATATGACGGGCTGGGCCGGGCACTCAGTCAGACCGATCCGGCAGGCAACAAAACCCGTTATGAATATGACGTGTTCGACCGTATGGTTCGCACTATTCTGCCGGACGGCCATGTCGTGGAGACTGCGTTTGCAGCTCACAGCACCGATGAACTGGCTGTGGAAATCAAAGTGGCCGGCCTGTCACTGGGGCAGCAGATGTTCGATGGTTTGAACCGTGTGATCGAAAGTTCAGTGGGGGGACGTAAATCGGTCATCCGTTATGACGCGGGTCGCAGTCAACCCAAATCCCACACGAACCCCGCAGGTCAGGAGATCGAGTTCATCCATGCACCTGAACAGGGGGGGCAACTGACTGAGCGAAAAGCTGTGAAGGGCGACGGCGAAGGTCTGGTCACCCGCTTCACCTACGATGGCCTGAACGGGAAAACCAAAAGCTGCATCGAACAAGGTCGCGAGCGGCATTTCGAATATTTTCCTTCCGGGCGCCTGAAGTCGGAAACCACCCAATATGGCGAACACCGCAAGACCGTTTCCCATACCTATACTTTCACAGGCCTGCCCCTGACCTACGTGGATGTGCTGGGCACAAAGCATACGACCGAGTACGACACGTGGGGGCGCAGAACCTCGTTCAGGCAGGGTTCGGTGCAGGCCGGATTTTTCTATGACAAGCGCGGACTGCTGGAAAAAATCGAAACTCGCGATACCTCCTCCAAACGCCTGTTGACGACGCACCTGGTCTACGACGATATCGGGCGTGAAATTACCCGCAGTTACGAGGCCAATGGTTTACCCACCCAGACACTGACCTCCAGCTACACAGTGGCCGGCAAACTGGCGCAGAAAGTCTTGAGGCGTGGCAGTTTCGTGCTGCGCGACGAACGATTCACCTACGACGTGCGCGGGCGACTCAGTCAGTACGACTGCGACGGCAGCCAGCGGCCGAAGGATCCATACGGCAAGGAGATCGTTCAGCAAAAATTCACCTTCGATGCGCTCGACAACATTCTCTCCCTGCAAACCATCTTCCCGCAGGGGATCAACGTAACAACTTTCAGTTTCAGCCCGATCGATCCGGCGCAGCTCGTCAGGGTTACTCATTCCCATGCCGACTATCCCGCGCCGGTCACGCTGGAATACGACGCCGACGGCCGGATGATCAAGGATGATCAGGCGCGCACCCTGGCGTATGACGCCTTCGGACGTCTGATTCAGGTGAGCAATGCGCGAGGCGAGGTGGTACGTGGTTACCATTACGATGGCTTTGATCGGCTGGTCGAGCTTTCGCAGCCGCGAACGACAAATATGCAGCGCTACTATCAAAACGCCAATGTCAGCAGCGAAATCCGGGGCCAGGATTCACGCAGTGTCGTGCGCAACGACGGGTTGGTGTTGGGGCAGCAACAATCAGGAGCTGATGCGGGCAGCCGGATCTTCGGTACGGATCAACAGCAAAGTGTGTTGACTCAACTGCAAGGCGAGCAATGGGAGGACAGCGCCTACAGCCCCTACGGTTATCGTCCGGCCGAAGGCGGGCTGTTCAGCCTGGCGGGCTTCAACGGTGAGCAACTGGATGCGGTCACTGGTCTGTATCTGCTGGGCAATGGCTACCGAGCCTACAGCCCGACCCTGATGCGCTTCACCAGCCCCGACAGCATGAGCCCGTTCGGTGCGGGCGGCTTGAATACCTACGCCTACTGCCTGGGTGATCCGGTCAATCGCGTCGATCCTACGGGGCATGTTTCCTGGCAGTCGATTGCCGGGATTGCATTGGGGTTTATCGGGATTGTCGCCAGCATCGTTACTTTGGGGGCGGCCACACCGCTGGCGTTGTTTGCCATGGGGTTGGGCATTACTTCGGGCGTGGCTGCCATCGGCAGTGAACTGGCCAATGAGCTGGTGCCCCATTCTGAAGCGGGATCAATACTTGGCTGGGTAAGTCTTGGGCTGGGGATCGCGTCACTGGGCGCCGGACTGGCTGCCGGGGCAAAGGCAGCGATTAAGGCCGGAAGACAACTCGAGTCGGCATTCCGGCCGGGGCTTGCCGGCAAGGGCGCCAAAAAGGCAGCCAAGGCAATGGCAGCTCAGGACACGGCGCCACCTCCAGCCTGGACCTTGACCGAGGATTTCGCTGCGCACGATTACCTGCCCAACGGCAAGCCGGGCAACGTTTCAAGGGGTAAATACCAGGAGTTCAAAACCGACATCGCGACGAACAATAAATCGCCAATCGACGCCGCGAGAAATTATCCCGGGAGCAAATACGACCCTTATCCGAACTATGCCAATGCCAGGCCCTATAAGGGCTACGAGCATGCTCACCTGCGTCTGACTCAGGAACATCGTGTGTTCTTCCTGACAAACAAGGACACCCGGCATGTCATCATCAAGCAGGTAGGGGCGCACGACCCTGCGTGGTAA
- the tsaE gene encoding tRNA (adenosine(37)-N6)-threonylcarbamoyltransferase complex ATPase subunit type 1 TsaE, producing the protein MSEVTLYLADEQAMSDFGARIARITQGHGLIFLEGNLGMGKTTLSRGIIRGLGHVGAVKSPTFTLVEPYEIGDVRAFHFDLYRLVDPEELEFLGIRDYFEDDALCLIEWPDKGAGFLPKPDLTITISPQDSGRSLTILSQGSRGEAWCAALALETN; encoded by the coding sequence GTGTCTGAAGTAACCCTTTATCTGGCCGATGAACAGGCCATGAGCGACTTTGGCGCACGCATCGCCCGTATCACACAGGGCCATGGCCTGATCTTTCTTGAAGGCAACCTCGGGATGGGCAAAACCACGCTGTCGCGGGGCATCATTCGCGGTCTGGGGCACGTCGGGGCGGTGAAAAGTCCGACCTTCACCCTGGTCGAACCCTACGAAATCGGCGACGTGCGCGCGTTTCACTTCGACCTGTATCGTCTGGTCGATCCGGAAGAGCTGGAGTTTCTCGGCATTCGCGACTATTTCGAAGACGACGCCCTGTGCCTGATCGAATGGCCCGATAAAGGTGCAGGCTTTTTGCCAAAGCCTGACCTGACCATTACCATTAGCCCGCAAGACAGCGGACGTTCGCTGACCATTTTATCCCAGGGCTCGCGCGGCGAGGCCTGGTGTGCCGCTTTGGCATTGGAAACCAATTGA
- a CDS encoding leucine-rich repeat domain-containing protein, translating into MADKTPKVKPVPAPNNSPDFSIDVAHRPPPPTSAAPQISMPNRLEPSHTFSRPDLDALTQENNISATPISFAIDELAIIFTSPSLTDYRIPTSTHLGDADAQGIRRYKGRQFVEVADNHFVQVVLDAESGLFRVTQSTELNPSGPLLKRNGEGRFWHAVDSGGGQALQQLIRPQPLPSRQAVSEILELVPLRATVDSADMQYRQTGRLRGGADSDPAQAKSIAKRVRDLYPLLTDEEVKMFINERLRSDPYGLLKRLEKEFQTLRQELKVWSAEIPPPPGAGLEWTPLALAEQLQLRQHFSENLQAIWQQKSITPYDSGGESFSSFIDFSGELPNMTARFEYVTELALEARNPNVKLGKLLDSFPNVRYLILEKVRMEAFAPGIFQMRNLRHLVLRDCSLRLSDNDADGLARIETLTLLRLDENPLGVVPHLGFMRQLEEVYLSDTGLVRVPSGVEQLENLKLLDLHDNNIVDIREELFEIPDTQNLFVNLIGNPLGESARFRIDEYLQGASMDSKIDIRTREPVFDDVSDLSDSSDSGVDSESD; encoded by the coding sequence ATGGCTGATAAAACGCCCAAGGTCAAACCTGTTCCTGCCCCAAACAATTCACCCGATTTCAGCATCGATGTTGCACATCGGCCACCGCCCCCCACTTCTGCAGCGCCGCAGATATCCATGCCGAATCGACTGGAGCCGTCGCACACTTTCTCCCGGCCTGATTTGGACGCACTGACGCAGGAGAACAATATAAGTGCGACCCCGATCTCTTTTGCGATCGATGAACTCGCGATAATTTTCACATCCCCCTCGCTGACAGACTATCGGATACCCACATCAACACATCTTGGCGACGCCGATGCGCAGGGTATCCGAAGGTACAAGGGGCGTCAGTTTGTAGAAGTCGCCGACAACCATTTCGTGCAAGTGGTTCTGGATGCCGAGAGTGGTCTGTTTCGTGTCACGCAATCCACAGAGCTCAACCCTTCCGGCCCGCTATTGAAGCGCAATGGCGAAGGCAGGTTCTGGCATGCGGTGGACAGCGGTGGAGGGCAAGCGTTACAGCAATTGATTCGCCCGCAGCCGTTGCCATCGCGCCAGGCTGTGAGCGAAATTCTGGAGCTTGTACCGCTTCGGGCTACTGTCGACTCTGCCGACATGCAATACAGGCAGACAGGAAGGTTGCGAGGCGGGGCCGATAGTGATCCGGCACAGGCAAAGTCCATTGCAAAGCGCGTACGCGATCTTTATCCGCTGCTAACGGATGAGGAAGTGAAGATGTTTATCAACGAGCGTTTGAGGAGCGATCCATACGGATTGCTGAAACGGCTGGAAAAAGAGTTCCAAACGTTACGTCAGGAGTTGAAAGTGTGGAGTGCAGAAATACCTCCACCGCCAGGGGCGGGCCTGGAGTGGACACCCCTGGCACTGGCCGAGCAACTGCAGTTGCGCCAGCATTTTAGCGAAAATCTGCAAGCCATCTGGCAGCAAAAGTCGATAACACCCTATGACTCCGGTGGTGAAAGTTTTTCTTCGTTCATCGACTTCAGCGGTGAACTGCCGAACATGACTGCCAGATTCGAGTATGTGACGGAGCTTGCGCTGGAGGCACGCAATCCGAATGTGAAACTGGGCAAGTTGCTCGACAGTTTTCCCAACGTTCGCTACCTGATCCTTGAGAAGGTGCGGATGGAGGCATTCGCTCCGGGCATTTTTCAGATGCGCAACCTGCGGCATCTGGTCTTGAGGGATTGCTCACTTCGGCTGTCTGACAATGATGCGGATGGACTGGCGAGAATCGAAACGCTGACACTGTTGAGGCTTGATGAAAATCCGTTGGGTGTTGTTCCTCATCTGGGATTCATGCGCCAGTTGGAAGAGGTGTACTTGAGTGATACCGGCCTTGTTCGAGTTCCTTCCGGAGTGGAGCAACTGGAAAATCTCAAGCTGCTTGATTTGCACGATAACAATATTGTCGATATCAGAGAGGAGCTGTTTGAAATACCGGATACGCAGAATTTGTTTGTCAATTTGATCGGCAATCCGCTGGGGGAATCTGCAAGATTTCGTATCGACGAATATCTACAGGGCGCCAGTATGGATAGCAAGATTGATATAAGAACGCGAGAGCCTGTGTTTGATGATGTTTCAGATCTTTCCGACTCTTCTGATAGTGGAGTGGATTCTGAAAGCGATTGA